A segment of the Pelorhabdus rhamnosifermentans genome:
CTGCTGCCTCCAAGGATGTAATACCACAAATTTTTACAATCATTGTAAACCTGCTTGACACTTTTGGCTAAAGACTTTGAGTTCTTCCAATTTTCCCAGGGCTGCCCCGCTATCAATGCTATGTGCAGCCACGACCAAACCATCGGCAAGATTGTTTGCCTGATCGGCTACAACCAGACCTGCCGCCGCATTCAGGAGAACAACATCTCGTTTAAAACCCGGCTGTCCCTGCAAAATAGCCAAGGTAATTTTCGCATTTTCTTCAGCTGTTCCGCCCTGGTAAACGTCCTTTTCGCCTACAGTAAAGCCATAATCAGCAGGGTCAATCACATAGGTCGTGATTGCTCCTTGATTCACCTCAGCAACTTGTGTCGGAGCCTGCGTCGATATTTCATCTAATCCATCGTGGCTGTGCACAACCATAGCCCGTTTCACACCCAATGCGACCAAAGCTTCTGCCGTTTTTTGCGTCAAATCCTTGTTATAAACGCCTAAAATTTGGCGATTGGCCTTGGCAGGATTCGTTAAGGGGCCTAATAAATTAAACACCGTGCGAAAACCCAATTCTTTGCGCGGTCCGGCAGCATATTTCATGGCTTTATGAAAAGTAGGAGCATACAAAAATCCCATATGAATCTCCCGAATGGCCTGAGCCACAACATCTGGCGCTAAATCGACGGCTACGCCTAAGGCCGCCAGCACATCGGCACTGCCGCAGGAGCTTGATACACCCCGATTGCCATGTTTAGCAATCCTTACTCCAGCACCCGCTAATACAAAAGCCGTTGTTGTGGAAATGTTAAACGTTCCGGCCTGATCGCCCCCTGTGCCACACGTATCAAGCAAATCGCCGCTACAATCGAGGGGTTCGGCCTGATTACGCATCGTCTCGGCAAATCCAGCTATCTCAGTACTTGTTTCTCCCTTCATGCGCAGTGCCGCCAAAAAGGCACCTATTTGGGCCGTGCTCGCCTGCCCAGACATGATGGTAAGCATCGCCTGCTGCGCCTCGGCGCGCGAAAGATCTTCACCTGCAACAACTCTACCTAGAAAACTCTTAAACATAACCCTCGCCTCCTAAAAATAAAAAGAAGCATTTCAACCCCTGAAAGGGGCGAAATGCTTCGCTGTACCACCCTAATTTGGAAAACCAAAGGCTTTCCCTCATTTCAAGTACGGGACAAAAAGTCCGATACCCTAGCCTGTTAACGGAGGC
Coding sequences within it:
- the trpD gene encoding anthranilate phosphoribosyltransferase: MFKSFLGRVVAGEDLSRAEAQQAMLTIMSGQASTAQIGAFLAALRMKGETSTEIAGFAETMRNQAEPLDCSGDLLDTCGTGGDQAGTFNISTTTAFVLAGAGVRIAKHGNRGVSSSCGSADVLAALGVAVDLAPDVVAQAIREIHMGFLYAPTFHKAMKYAAGPRKELGFRTVFNLLGPLTNPAKANRQILGVYNKDLTQKTAEALVALGVKRAMVVHSHDGLDEISTQAPTQVAEVNQGAITTYVIDPADYGFTVGEKDVYQGGTAEENAKITLAILQGQPGFKRDVVLLNAAAGLVVADQANNLADGLVVAAHSIDSGAALGKLEELKVFSQKCQAGLQ